One genomic window of Bactrocera dorsalis isolate Fly_Bdor chromosome 4, ASM2337382v1, whole genome shotgun sequence includes the following:
- the LOC125778354 gene encoding 3-oxoacyl-[acyl-carrier-protein] reductase FabG-like, which yields MSLVGKVVIVTGASSGIGATTAVEFAKQGSKVVLTGRNEANLKSTEAACKAVNSKVELLLIVADVTTDAEKIIKTTIDKFGQLDVLVNNAGYGEGGSILDINVDQFDRVMNTNLRSVFLLTKYAAPHLIKTQGNIVNVSSVAGLRANAGFSVYCTSKAALDQFTRCVALDLAPKNVRVNAVNPGLIVTNFYQGLGISEEVYAKYVEQSKTTNPLGRVGETKEVADAIVFLASDNSSFITGATLPIDGGRQTACPR from the coding sequence ATGAGTTTAGTTGGTAAAGTCGTTATTGTAACCGGAGCAAGTTCCGGCATTGGCGCCACCACAGCTGTTGAATTTGCCAAGCAGGGTTCCAAAGTGGTGCTCACAGGACGAAATGAAGCAAATCTAAAGTCTACTGAGGCGGCCTGTAAAGCTGTCAACAGCAAAGTGGAACTACTACTCATCGTCGCCGATGTAACGACGGACGCCGAGAAGATTATCAAAACAACAATTGACAAGTTCGGACAGTTGGATGTGTTGGTGAATAATGCCGGTTATGGTGAAGGCGGTTCAATTTTGGATATTAATGTCGATCAATTTGATCGTGTTATGAATACAAATTTACGTTCAGTCTTTCTGCTCACTAAGTACGCCGCACCACATCTGATTAAGACCCAAGGAAATATCGTGAATGTTTCCAGCGTCGCAGGATTGCGTGCAAACGCTGGCTTTTCTGTCTATTGCACGTCCAAGGCAGCATTGGATCAATTCACCAGATGTGTTGCGTTGGATTTGGCGCCGAAAAATGTGCGAGTAAATGCCGTAAATCCTGGTTTGATTGTGACAAACTTCTATCAGGGTTTAGGCATATCGGAAGAAGTTTATGCTAAATATGTGGAGCAATCAAAGACTACGAATCCATTGGGTCGCGTTGGCGAAACGAAGGAAGTGGCCGACGCTATTGTTTTCCTTGCCAGTGACAATTCGAGCTTTATAACGGGCGCAACTCTGCCGATAGATGGTGGCAGACAAACCGCGTGCCCACGTTAG
- the LOC125778348 gene encoding 3-oxoacyl-[acyl-carrier-protein] reductase FabG-like, translating to MSLAGKVVIVTGASSGIGATTAEEFAKQGSKVVLTGRNEANLKATEAACKAANSKVELLLITADVTVDAERIINSTIDKFGQLDVLVNNAGYGEGGSILDINVDQYDRIFDTNVRAVFLLTKYAAPHLIKTQGNIVNVSSVAGLRSFSDLSVYCTSKAALDQFTRCIALDLASKNVRVNAVNPGLIVTKFYQGFGISEEDYVKHLEYSKSTHALGRVGQPKEVADVIIFLASDSSSFITGATLPIDGGKHAMCPR from the coding sequence ATGAGTTTAGCTGGCAAAGTTGTTATTGTAACCGGAGCGAGTTCCGGCATTGGTGCCACTACAGCTGAGGAATTTGCCAAGCAGGGTTCCAAAGTGGTGCTCACAGGACGAAATGAAGCAAATCTGAAGGCTACCGAGGCTGCCTGTAAAGCAGCCAACAGCAAAGTGGAACTACTACTCATCACCGCTGATGTCACAGTTGATGCGGAACGCATTATAAACTCGACAATTGACAAGTTCGGACAGTTGGATGTGTTGGTGAATAATGCCGGTTATGGTGAAGGCGGTTCAATCTTGGATATTAACGTCGATCAATATGACAGAATATTTGATACAAATGTGCGAGCGGTCTTCCTGCTCACTAAGTACGCCGCACCACATCTGATTAAGACCCAAGGTAATATCGTGAATGTCTCCAGCGTCGCAGGATTGCGTTCATTCAGTGATCTTTCGGTCTATTGCACATCCAAGGCAGCACTTGATCAATTCACCAGATGTATCGCCTTGGATTTGGCGTCGAAAAATGTGCGTGTGAATGCTGTAAATCCTGGTTTGATTGTGACAAAATTCTATCAGGGTTTTGGCATATCGGAAGAAGATTATGTAAAACATTTGGAGTATTCGAAATCTACGCATGCATTGGGTCGCGTCGGCCAACCGAAGGAAGTAGCTGATGTCATTATTTTCCTTGCCAGTGACAGTTCGAGCTTCATAACGGGCGCAACTCTGCCCATCGATGGTGGCAAACACGCCATGTGCCCGCGTTAA